Proteins found in one Paenibacillus borealis genomic segment:
- the flgD gene encoding flagellar hook assembly protein FlgD yields MATTNPVSGSNSWNYVSDNSTTSKTTGSSTLGKDQFLKILITQLQNQDPMQPMEDKEFIAQMAQFSSVEQLMNISTQLTALNQSLGSVSGLIGKDVTWTDAQTKLPKSGNVESIVVSSGVQYAVVGSERIALTDITQIQNASAEPATGSDTSAGGGESGATT; encoded by the coding sequence ATGGCAACAACGAATCCCGTTTCTGGCAGTAACTCATGGAATTATGTATCGGATAATTCAACTACCTCCAAGACAACAGGCAGCTCCACACTGGGCAAGGATCAATTCCTCAAAATACTGATTACGCAGCTGCAGAATCAGGATCCCATGCAGCCGATGGAGGATAAGGAATTTATCGCTCAGATGGCTCAGTTCTCATCTGTTGAACAGCTAATGAATATTTCAACCCAGCTTACGGCATTGAATCAGTCGCTTGGCTCTGTATCGGGTCTGATCGGTAAAGATGTCACCTGGACAGACGCCCAAACCAAATTGCCGAAATCAGGCAATGTAGAATCCATCGTTGTAAGCAGTGGTGTACAGTACGCGGTAGTAGGCAGTGAGCGGATCGCCTTAACCGATATCACGCAAATTCAGAATGCTTCTGCTGAACCGGCAACGGGCAGTGATACTTCAGCAGGCGGCGGGGAGAGCGGGGCAACCACATGA
- a CDS encoding flagellar hook-length control protein FliK, translated as MSLIVQTLSAGNLAATTGTTTGASGTAGTGTPFAQTLVQSMVGTAAKGTEAPVLGNLASLLQGLLSAVQAKGEESGNTDAKKADLLEGLAQDMENLDASLEADPALLAALQGWLLQVSALISGNNSAVQTEGSDSEAVATAGLSPLAQNPETVRFAVQDELNSLVQLVQDAAVSGSEDTATKGAALLSQFSAILAESMPADNKAKLKPVSTTETQAVALKQTSGAESKPDAVDSKSVVSNIRTLLDASAKTQSAPATPAATGTTITAEESPQLPSTGLAPVTKETAAAEETLPAAKASAGEPEIVTAGQLSLSNGIPAPLKASASPVPVQHFAQEMNTFISGKLEIVKKGGVAEATITLFPENLGQVDVKISMQNGNLVAQFLTQHSGTKDILEQQMNQLRLALQSQGLQVERLEVTQNNPSPQSQWTGQQGQQPGAGGQQQGRRSRERQEESADAVLAAELNGEWKDWVSATQQDNNQNGGFSAKV; from the coding sequence ATGAGTTTAATCGTACAAACCTTAAGTGCAGGTAACCTGGCTGCTACCACTGGAACGACAACAGGTGCCAGCGGAACCGCAGGTACGGGTACACCTTTTGCCCAGACGCTTGTACAAAGCATGGTAGGTACTGCTGCTAAAGGAACCGAAGCACCTGTATTGGGCAATCTGGCTTCCTTGCTGCAAGGTCTTCTGAGCGCGGTACAGGCCAAGGGTGAAGAATCCGGCAATACGGATGCCAAGAAAGCAGATCTTCTTGAAGGTCTTGCCCAGGACATGGAGAATCTCGACGCCAGCCTGGAGGCTGATCCGGCACTGCTTGCTGCTCTTCAAGGGTGGCTGCTTCAAGTATCGGCACTTATATCCGGTAATAATTCAGCAGTTCAGACTGAGGGATCAGATAGTGAAGCAGTAGCAACAGCGGGGTTGTCACCTCTTGCCCAGAACCCTGAAACCGTGCGTTTTGCAGTTCAGGATGAGCTGAACAGCCTTGTTCAACTGGTTCAGGATGCAGCGGTAAGCGGAAGTGAAGATACAGCAACTAAAGGTGCTGCACTGTTGAGTCAATTCTCAGCAATTCTGGCTGAAAGCATGCCTGCCGATAACAAAGCGAAACTCAAGCCAGTAAGTACAACTGAGACTCAGGCCGTAGCGCTTAAGCAAACATCTGGAGCAGAATCTAAACCGGATGCTGTTGACAGTAAAAGTGTGGTTTCAAACATCCGTACGCTGTTGGATGCCTCAGCTAAGACTCAGTCAGCTCCAGCGACGCCAGCAGCAACCGGTACAACCATAACTGCAGAAGAGAGTCCCCAGCTTCCTTCCACGGGCTTAGCTCCAGTGACGAAGGAGACCGCAGCTGCTGAGGAAACCTTGCCGGCGGCCAAAGCATCAGCCGGAGAGCCTGAGATCGTTACAGCAGGACAGTTGTCCCTCAGTAACGGAATTCCTGCACCTCTGAAAGCATCAGCCTCACCGGTGCCGGTTCAGCATTTCGCTCAGGAAATGAATACTTTCATCAGCGGTAAATTGGAGATCGTCAAAAAAGGCGGAGTAGCTGAAGCTACAATTACCTTATTCCCCGAGAATCTTGGACAAGTTGATGTGAAGATATCGATGCAAAATGGTAATCTGGTTGCGCAATTCCTGACCCAGCACAGCGGGACGAAGGATATTCTTGAGCAGCAGATGAATCAGCTTCGTTTAGCTTTACAGTCTCAAGGGCTTCAAGTAGAAAGACTTGAAGTAACCCAGAATAACCCATCCCCTCAGTCACAGTGGACTGGACAGCAAGGTCAACAGCCGGGTGCTGGCGGACAACAGCAAGGCAGACGTTCTAGAGAACGCCAGGAAGAATCGGCAGATGCAGTGCTTGCCGCAGAGCTTAATGGAGAATGGAAAGACTGGGTATCGGCAACGCAGCAAGATAATAATCAGAACGGCGGTTTTTCAGCCAAAGTCTAA
- a CDS encoding magnesium transporter MgtE N-terminal domain-containing protein, whose translation MANNQMELEDEGSAGKFERFLFLMIPIIFTLVLLGVLLTLFNMDIRNNVLEIANKIPVLEKWVPEPAPDPDSESAGDTAEDPQAESEEQAASSESTIKELKSQLNAQATQLKQAEEDKAAEAIKAEALQKQIDGMKEEASAAVAATEEEEDPYLKQVTALAKLYAGMKASKAAPIMENLTTDEMVQIFSVMSNASKTAILEKMDPKKAADVSIKLKETTNSTDMAIAALQSRLKQDEAGSTTASTTANLDQEKLSQTFASMPAADAATLLGSMYSISPDKVITVLNSVSDTVRSSILGEMTKNDSAQTAKIVNRLMGGK comes from the coding sequence GTGGCAAATAATCAAATGGAACTTGAAGATGAAGGGTCGGCAGGCAAATTTGAGCGTTTTTTATTCTTGATGATTCCGATCATCTTCACGCTTGTACTGCTTGGAGTACTGTTGACCCTATTTAATATGGACATCCGGAATAACGTCCTTGAGATTGCGAACAAGATTCCTGTGCTGGAGAAATGGGTGCCTGAACCGGCCCCGGATCCGGATTCTGAATCTGCCGGAGATACCGCAGAGGATCCGCAAGCTGAAAGTGAAGAGCAGGCTGCCAGTTCGGAGAGTACGATTAAAGAGCTTAAGTCACAGCTTAACGCGCAGGCAACGCAGCTGAAGCAGGCAGAAGAAGATAAAGCGGCGGAGGCTATCAAAGCTGAGGCGCTGCAGAAGCAGATTGACGGGATGAAGGAAGAAGCATCAGCGGCGGTAGCAGCCACTGAGGAAGAGGAAGATCCTTATCTCAAACAGGTGACGGCTCTGGCCAAGCTGTATGCGGGGATGAAAGCCTCCAAAGCTGCCCCTATTATGGAGAACTTGACAACTGATGAAATGGTTCAGATCTTCAGTGTAATGAGTAATGCCAGCAAAACAGCCATCCTGGAAAAGATGGATCCGAAAAAAGCTGCGGATGTGTCCATAAAGCTAAAAGAAACGACGAATTCAACCGATATGGCTATTGCAGCCCTTCAATCGAGACTGAAGCAGGATGAGGCCGGTTCAACTACGGCGTCTACCACAGCCAATCTTGATCAGGAGAAGCTCAGCCAGACTTTTGCATCCATGCCTGCTGCTGATGCGGCTACCTTGCTGGGTTCGATGTACAGCATTAGCCCGGATAAGGTCATCACCGTACTGAATTCAGTAAGTGATACTGTCCGCTCCTCTATATTGGGGGAGATGACCAAGAATGACAGCGCACAAACAGCCAAAATTGTAAACCGGCTGATGGGCGGTAAATAA
- the fliJ gene encoding flagellar export protein FliJ, translating into MRFHYTFQKVVDLKGNEKTQAEWMLSSALGELQAQEKSLDELITQRSALMSSLQSAAEQRTPLAKLREMQDYVDYLDKCIARKHSDISRAHIEVQSKQDHLSTKVLDEKVWLKAKDKAQTAFLQNMSLREQNELDEMATVRFAMKSL; encoded by the coding sequence ATGAGATTCCATTATACTTTTCAAAAAGTGGTGGACTTGAAGGGTAACGAAAAAACACAGGCAGAGTGGATGCTCTCAAGCGCGCTCGGAGAACTGCAGGCACAGGAAAAAAGCCTTGATGAATTAATTACACAGCGCAGTGCGCTGATGTCGTCCTTACAAAGTGCAGCTGAGCAAAGAACACCATTGGCTAAGCTTCGTGAAATGCAGGATTACGTCGATTACCTGGATAAGTGCATTGCCCGCAAGCATTCCGACATCAGCCGGGCGCATATTGAGGTTCAGAGCAAGCAGGATCACCTCAGTACCAAGGTTCTGGATGAGAAGGTATGGCTCAAGGCGAAAGACAAAGCACAAACAGCATTTCTGCAGAATATGAGTTTACGGGAACAAAACGAACTGGATGAGATGGCTACCGTCCGCTTCGCGATGAAATCCCTCTAA
- the fliI gene encoding flagellar protein export ATPase FliI codes for MLDSGRYKEQLRNFDPVRINGKVTQVIGLMVESEGPDASIGDVCFIYPAKGTKPLQAEVVGFRDNKVLLMPLGELQAIGPGCDVVGTGKPLSVQVGSELLGKVLDGLGQPLDGSLIPARMPHSSTFNIPSNPLNRPRVAEPISIGVRAIDGLLTIGKGQRVGIFAGSGVGKSTLMGMIARNTSADVNVIALIGERGREVLDFIERDLGPEGLQRSVVIVATSDQPALIRIKGALIATTIAEYFRDRGLNVMLMMDSVTRYAMAQREVGLAVGEPPAMRGYTPSVFASLPKLLERAGTGPTGSITAFYTVLVDGDDMNEPIADAVRGILDGHIVLNRNIANKGHFPAIDVLSSISRVMKDIAPEEQIAAAENVKRLMAVYKDSEDLINIGAYQRGSNAQIDESIHYIDSIWDFTKQKVNEKVTLSEVQQSLISQFSRS; via the coding sequence ATGCTTGACAGCGGAAGGTACAAAGAACAGCTGCGTAATTTTGACCCGGTCCGGATTAACGGCAAAGTTACCCAGGTCATCGGACTAATGGTAGAGTCGGAAGGCCCGGATGCCAGCATCGGTGATGTGTGCTTTATTTATCCCGCCAAAGGAACTAAGCCGCTTCAGGCAGAGGTCGTCGGATTTCGTGACAACAAGGTGTTGCTGATGCCGCTTGGAGAGCTCCAGGCTATTGGGCCAGGCTGTGATGTTGTCGGCACCGGCAAGCCGCTGAGTGTCCAGGTAGGCTCGGAGTTGCTGGGTAAGGTGCTTGACGGTTTGGGACAGCCGCTTGACGGTTCGCTCATTCCTGCCCGTATGCCGCACAGTTCGACCTTTAACATCCCTTCCAATCCGCTTAACCGTCCGCGTGTCGCTGAGCCTATCAGCATCGGGGTCAGAGCGATTGACGGACTTCTCACCATCGGCAAAGGACAGCGGGTCGGCATATTTGCAGGCTCTGGTGTCGGTAAGAGTACTCTGATGGGAATGATCGCCCGTAACACTTCGGCAGATGTGAATGTTATTGCCCTTATCGGTGAGCGGGGGAGAGAAGTGCTTGACTTCATCGAGCGCGACTTGGGGCCGGAAGGGTTACAGCGTTCGGTGGTTATCGTCGCCACTTCCGATCAGCCGGCGCTGATCCGGATCAAAGGAGCTTTGATCGCCACTACGATCGCCGAATATTTCCGCGACCGCGGGCTGAATGTCATGCTGATGATGGACTCGGTTACCCGTTATGCCATGGCCCAGCGCGAAGTTGGACTGGCAGTAGGCGAGCCTCCTGCAATGAGAGGGTACACACCTTCTGTATTCGCCAGCTTGCCCAAGCTGCTGGAACGGGCCGGAACAGGTCCTACAGGCTCTATCACCGCATTTTATACAGTACTGGTTGACGGTGACGATATGAACGAGCCGATCGCCGACGCTGTGCGCGGTATCCTGGACGGACATATTGTCCTGAACCGGAATATCGCAAATAAAGGACATTTCCCGGCAATCGACGTTCTCTCCAGCATTAGCCGTGTTATGAAGGATATCGCACCGGAAGAGCAGATTGCTGCAGCAGAGAATGTAAAACGCCTTATGGCGGTCTATAAGGATTCCGAGGATCTGATTAATATCGGAGCTTATCAAAGAGGCTCGAACGCCCAAATCGATGAGTCGATACATTACATCGACAGCATCTGGGATTTCACCAAGCAAAAAGTGAACGAGAAGGTAACCCTTAGCGAAGTGCAGCAGTCATTAATTTCACAGTTCTCGAGGAGTTGA
- a CDS encoding FliH/SctL family protein, translating to MSKLIKHSQYVPVDVLKRLEQARHHAGLTEDPVVEEAPGEVHYQDPAREAAEQARKQMLKDAQEFAEGQVRSASQEAENIMESARNEAEEWWRQRREQDEHLVEAVKSEGFQQGYQEGLAHAEQEMSQRLAEMMEEARTVLQEAYRARDVIIQEAEPFLVELSCDIAEKIVDKQLTVEPQFAMDLIRKNLARKREQGLISLCVSPAQFAFVNAAREELSLAVDSQAELQILPDSTVKDQGCVIRSSFGSIDARVDTQLAEIKKELLRIALDAGEHGSGEDDA from the coding sequence TTGTCTAAGCTGATCAAACATTCTCAATATGTTCCGGTAGATGTGCTGAAACGGCTGGAGCAGGCCAGACATCATGCAGGGCTTACCGAAGATCCTGTGGTCGAAGAGGCTCCAGGCGAAGTCCACTATCAGGATCCTGCCAGGGAAGCGGCAGAGCAGGCACGCAAGCAAATGCTGAAAGATGCTCAGGAGTTTGCTGAAGGGCAGGTCCGCAGCGCATCCCAGGAAGCTGAGAATATTATGGAATCAGCACGGAATGAAGCTGAAGAATGGTGGCGGCAACGCAGGGAGCAGGATGAGCATCTTGTGGAAGCCGTCAAGTCTGAAGGGTTTCAGCAAGGCTACCAGGAAGGTCTCGCTCATGCGGAACAGGAGATGTCCCAGCGGCTTGCCGAGATGATGGAGGAAGCAAGGACTGTACTTCAGGAAGCGTACCGGGCAAGAGATGTGATTATCCAGGAGGCTGAACCTTTTCTGGTAGAGCTGAGCTGCGATATTGCCGAGAAAATAGTGGACAAGCAGCTGACAGTTGAACCGCAATTTGCAATGGATCTGATCCGCAAGAACCTGGCCCGCAAGCGTGAGCAGGGATTGATTTCCTTATGTGTCTCTCCGGCGCAGTTCGCGTTTGTCAACGCAGCGAGAGAAGAGCTTTCACTCGCCGTGGACTCACAGGCTGAACTGCAGATTCTTCCGGATTCAACGGTTAAAGATCAAGGCTGTGTCATCCGCTCCTCCTTTGGCAGTATCGATGCACGGGTGGATACCCAGCTGGCTGAGATCAAAAAAGAACTGCTGAGAATCGCACTGGACGCAGGTGAACACGGAAGTGGGGAAGACGATGCTTGA
- the fliG gene encoding flagellar motor switch protein FliG — protein MAKASQQGLSGRQKAAILLITLGPEVSAQIFKHLRDEEIEQLTLEIANVRKVDSVEKESIMSEFHQICLAQEYISQGGINYAKEILEKALGSAKALEVINRLTATLQVRPFDFARKADPNQILNFIQNENVQTIALVLSYLQFEQAASILSSLPQEKQAEVARRIAIMDSTSPEVVTQIERVLEQKLSATVTQDYTNAGGIESIVQILNGVDRGTERTILDSLEIQDPELAEEIKKRMFVFEDIVNVDNRSIQRIIKDIDNADLQLALKVASEEVRDVIFRNMSKRMAETFREEMEYMGPVRLRDVEEAQTRIVGTIRRLEESGEIIIARGGGDDIIV, from the coding sequence ATGGCAAAAGCTAGCCAGCAGGGTCTTAGCGGCCGCCAAAAGGCGGCGATCCTGCTTATCACACTAGGGCCTGAAGTATCGGCACAAATATTCAAGCATTTGAGGGATGAGGAAATTGAGCAGCTGACTCTGGAAATAGCGAATGTCCGCAAGGTGGACAGCGTGGAGAAAGAGTCAATCATGTCAGAATTCCATCAGATCTGTCTCGCTCAAGAATATATCTCTCAAGGCGGTATTAACTATGCCAAGGAGATACTCGAGAAAGCACTGGGTTCAGCCAAGGCGCTTGAGGTTATCAACCGTCTGACGGCGACGCTGCAGGTAAGACCTTTTGATTTTGCCCGCAAAGCGGATCCAAACCAGATTCTCAACTTTATCCAGAACGAAAATGTCCAGACGATTGCACTCGTCCTCTCTTATCTGCAGTTTGAACAAGCTGCCTCAATCCTGTCTTCCCTTCCTCAGGAGAAGCAGGCCGAGGTTGCCAGAAGAATAGCGATTATGGACAGCACCTCTCCGGAGGTTGTCACCCAAATTGAACGGGTTCTGGAGCAGAAGCTATCGGCTACAGTTACCCAGGACTACACAAATGCGGGCGGTATTGAATCGATTGTCCAGATTCTGAACGGCGTTGACCGTGGTACGGAACGTACCATCCTCGACTCGCTGGAAATACAGGATCCTGAGCTGGCGGAAGAAATCAAGAAGCGGATGTTCGTCTTCGAGGATATCGTCAATGTGGACAACCGTTCAATTCAGCGCATCATCAAGGATATCGACAATGCGGATTTGCAGCTCGCGCTCAAGGTGGCCAGCGAGGAAGTGCGGGATGTTATTTTCCGCAATATGTCCAAGCGTATGGCCGAAACCTTCCGCGAAGAAATGGAATATATGGGTCCTGTACGGCTGCGTGATGTTGAAGAAGCACAGACCCGCATCGTAGGCACGATCCGCAGACTCGAAGAGTCTGGTGAAATTATCATCGCCCGTGGCGGAGGAGATGACATTATTGTCTAA
- the fliF gene encoding flagellar basal-body MS-ring/collar protein FliF codes for MNERLAQYREKISQYWNRFSGKQKILFFSTLFIIIIIIVVLTMQLSKTEYEVAFQDLDSTDSAGVMSYLDTAGIAYRLSPDGKSISVPSTDAARIKVDIGSQGIVQGGSIGYKVFDESSSMIGTTDSEFNVKYNNALNGEVEQLMRRMQGIKDVKVLITLPKETVFASQEDQEKAQASVVLSFDPGFRPSQENIDGYFNLVKTAVPNLPVENITITNNEVELMPTAKGGQAGVSSQVEENFALQKKFEDDVKKDVKQFLSTLTGPDKVDVLVFSKLNFDKENRQEEIVLPVDAENMKGIEISSQIISNTYSGQGNTSGGVAGTGSEDVSGYPSGTDSGTSSSEESSETRNYEVNRISKDIIASPYTVKDLTINVAVEPPDGQTTLDDTTSAAIQNILVNIVRASLADSGLTYTDADLTKKVSVFSQQFGSTAANAASGGLATWMIWAIGGAALLVGAGGGYLIYRSRKNKQEEEAEDDIPLQVPTEFPSINMDSVTNESQVRKQLESLAKKKPDEFVNLLRTWLAEEQR; via the coding sequence GTGAATGAAAGATTGGCCCAGTACCGGGAGAAGATAAGCCAGTATTGGAACAGATTCAGCGGTAAACAGAAAATATTATTTTTCTCCACTCTGTTTATCATCATAATAATAATCGTAGTTTTGACCATGCAATTATCAAAAACAGAATATGAAGTTGCTTTTCAGGATTTGGATAGTACCGATTCGGCGGGAGTCATGAGTTACTTGGATACAGCGGGGATTGCTTACCGTTTGAGTCCGGATGGGAAGAGCATTTCGGTACCCAGTACTGACGCTGCGCGCATTAAGGTAGACATTGGTTCGCAGGGGATCGTGCAGGGAGGTTCCATCGGGTATAAAGTATTTGATGAATCTTCTTCGATGATCGGAACTACGGATAGTGAATTTAATGTGAAATACAACAACGCCCTGAATGGTGAAGTTGAGCAGTTAATGAGAAGGATGCAGGGGATTAAAGACGTCAAGGTTCTGATTACCCTGCCGAAGGAAACAGTCTTTGCCTCGCAGGAGGACCAGGAGAAAGCGCAGGCTTCCGTAGTACTGAGTTTCGATCCCGGATTCAGGCCTAGCCAAGAGAATATTGACGGCTACTTCAATCTGGTGAAGACTGCCGTGCCAAACCTGCCGGTTGAGAACATTACGATCACTAATAATGAAGTCGAATTGATGCCCACGGCCAAAGGCGGTCAGGCTGGTGTGTCCAGCCAGGTTGAAGAGAACTTCGCATTACAGAAGAAATTTGAAGATGATGTTAAAAAAGATGTGAAGCAATTCCTGAGTACGCTCACGGGTCCCGATAAAGTGGATGTTCTGGTGTTCTCCAAGCTCAATTTCGATAAAGAGAACCGTCAGGAAGAAATCGTATTGCCGGTAGATGCGGAGAATATGAAAGGAATTGAAATCAGCTCGCAAATTATCAGCAATACTTATTCGGGTCAAGGGAATACATCCGGAGGGGTAGCTGGTACAGGGTCGGAAGATGTCTCTGGATATCCTTCGGGGACTGACTCGGGTACTTCTTCTTCTGAGGAATCATCGGAGACCAGGAACTATGAAGTCAATCGGATCAGCAAAGATATTATTGCGAGCCCATATACTGTTAAAGATTTAACCATTAACGTTGCAGTTGAACCACCTGACGGGCAAACAACTTTGGATGATACAACTTCAGCGGCCATCCAGAATATTCTGGTCAATATTGTCCGTGCCTCCTTGGCAGATTCAGGTCTCACTTATACAGACGCAGATTTAACAAAGAAAGTTTCGGTGTTCTCGCAACAATTTGGAAGTACGGCGGCGAATGCAGCATCCGGCGGACTGGCTACCTGGATGATCTGGGCAATTGGCGGAGCCGCATTGCTGGTTGGTGCGGGCGGAGGTTACCTCATCTACCGCAGCCGCAAGAATAAGCAGGAGGAAGAAGCAGAAGATGATATTCCGCTGCAGGTTCCTACAGAGTTTCCTTCTATTAATATGGACAGCGTAACGAATGAAAGTCAGGTCCGCAAACAGCTTGAAAGTCTGGCCAAGAAAAAGCCGGATGAATTCGTAAACCTGCTGCGTACATGGCTTGCTGAAGAACAGAGGTGA
- the fliE gene encoding flagellar hook-basal body complex protein FliE: MIQNLLIGTQAVQPLAMKTPAAETSAVSGTGQSFGSYLENALNQVADQEQQAKDMSNKFVLGEVNIDEAMISSQQALLSLQLTTQVRNKVIEAYQEIMRTQI, translated from the coding sequence TTGATACAGAATTTATTGATCGGAACTCAAGCTGTTCAGCCGCTGGCTATGAAAACCCCGGCAGCAGAAACTTCAGCCGTCTCCGGCACGGGACAAAGCTTCGGTTCATATCTGGAGAATGCACTTAACCAGGTGGCAGATCAGGAACAGCAGGCTAAAGACATGAGCAACAAATTTGTTTTGGGAGAGGTCAATATTGATGAGGCTATGATTTCGTCCCAACAGGCATTGCTGAGTTTGCAGTTGACTACACAAGTCCGGAACAAAGTGATTGAAGCCTATCAGGAAATTATGAGAACTCAAATCTAA
- the flgC gene encoding flagellar basal body rod protein FlgC → MNFGSSFGISASALTAQRLRMDVISSNIANAETTRASVVDGKAVPYRRKLVVLETAQADSFSNILDSKMSGGSEGVKVKSIIEDSSPLKPVYNPSHPDADVDGYVYMPNVDLTKEMVDMLSASRSYEANVTMLNASKAMVGKALEIGR, encoded by the coding sequence ATGAACTTTGGTAGCAGCTTTGGAATAAGCGCATCGGCATTAACTGCCCAGCGCCTGCGGATGGATGTCATTTCCTCCAATATTGCCAACGCGGAGACAACCAGAGCTTCTGTGGTTGACGGCAAAGCCGTACCTTACCGCCGTAAGCTGGTAGTGCTGGAAACAGCACAGGCTGATAGCTTCTCTAACATACTCGATTCAAAAATGAGCGGCGGCAGCGAAGGTGTTAAGGTGAAATCGATTATTGAGGATAGTTCACCGCTGAAGCCCGTGTACAATCCAAGTCATCCTGATGCTGATGTTGACGGATATGTGTACATGCCGAATGTAGATCTTACCAAGGAAATGGTGGACATGCTGTCTGCCTCGCGTTCCTACGAAGCGAATGTTACGATGCTTAATGCATCCAAAGCTATGGTGGGTAAGGCGCTCGAAATCGGCCGTTAA
- the flgB gene encoding flagellar basal body rod protein FlgB: MGLLNSVSFQRLQGGLDAATKRQSVLANNVANVDTPNFKRSDVSFESFLRQQENGLKPTLSAKVSDSRHFQFGTVTGVPAAVVSTDETTSMNNNGNNVDMDREQALSAENQLRYNSYVEQLNSQITMMRTVVQGG; the protein is encoded by the coding sequence ATGGGTTTGCTGAACAGTGTCAGTTTTCAAAGATTACAGGGAGGCCTAGATGCCGCCACCAAACGACAAAGTGTTCTGGCTAATAACGTAGCAAATGTTGATACGCCGAATTTCAAACGCTCTGATGTCAGTTTTGAAAGTTTCCTGAGACAACAAGAGAACGGTTTGAAACCTACGCTGAGTGCGAAAGTATCAGATTCCCGCCATTTCCAATTTGGAACAGTGACCGGCGTGCCGGCTGCTGTGGTAAGTACAGATGAAACTACTTCTATGAACAACAATGGCAATAATGTGGATATGGACCGCGAACAGGCGCTGAGCGCCGAGAACCAGCTAAGGTATAACTCTTATGTTGAACAGTTGAACAGTCAGATTACAATGATGCGTACAGTTGTGCAGGGAGGGTAA